A part of Carassius carassius chromosome 4, fCarCar2.1, whole genome shotgun sequence genomic DNA contains:
- the ppm1db gene encoding protein phosphatase, Mg2+/Mn2+ dependent, 1Db, which yields MNPDLSLRVSVFSEQGGRKYMEDLTEVIVELEPSDDELRAAGHTDPKPDQEPVSESDPPDTNKSLPVTVTWRNTLSADESDGAEEPGTQPAAADSRRSVAFFAVFDGHGGREAALFARDHLWDFLKKQRGFWSKDYRKVCAAIRKGFIACHHAMWKKLPQWPKTLTGLPSTSGTTASVVVIRGDRMFVAHVGDSSVVLGVREDPSDKVIKAVEVTQDHKPELPKEKQRIEGLGGSVVKKSGVNRVVWKRPRLTHNGPVRRSTPIDQIPFLAVARALGDLWSYDFYSGEFVVSPEPDTSVVTLDPKRHRYIIVGSDGLWNMVPPQEAVTVCQSHDEAVAPFGMSVARRLGCHALMRWRQRMLRADNTSVIVISLPEPGKPHLPLHRDEVILSLTEGPHCDPAIGSRSITPLIKSPDPDVSSGSSESLPALERRNGLSGVGLSAEPLLEENLPYTELTDKAALTVCPSEGNQTPETPLSSPDVSSPVGKRPRRSPLTPSSSRRRTVERSVPKRNTSRTPKQTPSVPVLQHRKATLCVC from the exons ATGAATCCCGACCTATCGCTACGAGTGAGCGTCTTCTCCGAACAAGGAGGCAGGAAATACATGGAGGATTTAACGGAGGTGATCGTAGAGCTGGAACCCAGCGACGACGAGCTGCGAGCGGCCGGACACACCGATCCAAAGCCGGACCAAGAGCCAGTCTCTGAAAGCGACCCGCCGGACACAAACAAGTCATTACCCGTCACGGTAACGTGGAGAAACACGCTGTCCGCCGACGAGAGTGACGGTGCCGAGGAGCCCGGGACTCAGCCGGCGGCAGCAGACAGCAGGAGGTCGGTCGCGTTCTTCGCCGTGTTTGACGGACACGGAGGTCGAGAGGCTGCGCTGTTCGCTCGGGATCATCTCTGGGATTTTCTCAAGAAGCAGCGGGGCTTTTGGTCGAAGGATTACCGGAAAGTTTGTGCCGCAATTCGCAAGGGTTTCATCGCATGCCATCATGCAATGTGGAAAAAGCTTC CTCAATGGCCAAAGACGTTAACTGGCCTCCCCAGTACCTCGGGCACTACAGCCAGTGTGGTGGTCATCAGAGGGGACCGCATGTTTGTGGCTCATGTCGGGGACTCGTCTGTCGTGTTGGGTGTGAGGGAAGATCCCTCTGATAAAGTCATCAAAGCTGTGGAGGTCACACAAGACCACAAGCCTGAACTCCCGAAAGAGAAGCAGAGAATTGAGGGACTGGGTGGCAG TGTGGTTAAGAAATCTGGTGTGAACCGTGTGGTGTGGAAGAGGCCTAGGCTGACTCACAACGGCCCGGTCAGACGGAGCACCCCGATCGATCAGATCCCCTTCCTCGCTGTTGCCAGAGCTCTGG GTGATCTGTGGAGTTATGACTTCTACAGCGGAGAGTTTGTAGTGTCTCCTGAGCCTGACACCAGTGTGGTGACCCTTGACCCTAAACGGCATCGTTACATCATTGTTGGCAGTGACGGCCTTTGGAACATGGTGCCACCACAGGAGGCAGTGACTGTGTGCCAGAGCCATGATGAAGCTGTG GCACCTTTCGGGATGTCGGTTGCTCGTCGTTTGGGGTGCCATGCATTGATGCGATGGCGTCAGCGGATGCTCCGTGCAGACAACACCAGCGTCATAGTTATTTCCCTTCCTGAGCCTGGCAAACCCCACCTACCTTTGCACAGAGACGAGGTCATACTCAGCCTGACAGAGGGTCCGCACTGTGACCCCGCAATAGGGTCCCGCTCCATCACACCACTCATCAAG AGCCCGGATCCAGACGTGTCCTCAGGCAGCAGTGAGTCTCTGCCGGCGCTGGAGAGGAGGAACGGCCTGTCAGGAGTGGGTCTGAGTGCAGAACCCCTGTTAGAGGAAAACCTCCCTTACACTGAGCTCACAGACAAAGCTGCCTTGACTGTGTGCCCCAGCGAGGGCAACCAGACCCCAGAGACTCCCCTGTCCTCACCGGATGTGTCCAGTCCAGTGGGGAAGAGGCCCAGACGGAGCCCCCTCACCCCGAGCAGCTCCCGCCGGAGGACTGTTGAGCGCTCCGTACCCAAACGCAACACCAGCAGGACTCCCAAACAGACCCCCAGCGTTCCTGTACTACAGCACCGCAAAGCAACCCTCTGTGTCTGCTGA
- the c4h2orf42 gene encoding uncharacterized protein C2orf42 homolog isoform X1 produces the protein MDASLVNSAISLASQTVVSPVTQTSSNLNRRPRNKRKTPAFLSNLGKATLRGIRKCPQCGVYNGTRGLSCKNKACGTIFRNGEHGTGRLKKGACEVVQVVTDSGGGRAGGPQVFSVRQRGRGPEQRGFVELVLTDTAITTADGTLLTRVNLGRCYMPSCQQNESESTVEGGHQQATQPPKSPCTHVKQAMECQTQATPLPLKSSVLEALVVTSQAKEELWRLATETPGPLVQRVSKGTLIVKCQPGEAHPLGLLHLTVGLTGVKDKTVGAAPFQCACYVPNTKGDLGVRSGGQSNINNGENSHQHNLPEHCLHFYACVCAFTSDEKLASEFSAFLNYNMNGLQERADATTLSIPEAQQHIEPSISHRPKRLKFVESSTASFVSSSSLLAVKDTSAPTLNQRLVLAPTHRKHFSSTGLKNPGSSQPVDETHVSLGFQHWLASVTERIHQTMHFQFDGKPEPLVFHIPQAFFNALQQRLSLGSKKRRLPNYTTTFVRNDALPLGSFSKYTWHITNLMHVKRIFDTPELPLELTQSFVKNSDGSYSPYRCRETPTDPGSDTCLHSRTSKPLAIRPLELRTFLRVGTCASEQTEPVPFVIEWIPDILPHSQVGELRIRFEYGHQLGSKPEHCKSSAGPEKTEQMPSHTSEDPL, from the exons ATGGATGCTTCTCTGGTAAACTCTGCAATATCACTGGCATCACAAACTGTGGTTTCTCCTGTTACTCAAACCTCCAGCAACTTGAACAGGAGACCTCGAAACAAACGGAAGACTCCTGCGTTTCTGTCAAACTTGGGCAAGGCTACATTAAGAGGCATCCGCAAGTGCCCTCAGTGTGGCGTTTACAATGGCACCCGTGGCCTCAGCTGTAAGAACAAGGCCTGTGGAACCATCTTCAGGAATGGGGAACATGGGACTGGACGTTTGAAAAAAGGGGCATGTGAAGTGGTTCAAGTTGTAACAGACAGTGGAGGTGGCAGGGCCGGAGGGCCGCAAGTGTTCTCTGTGCGTCAGAGGGGACGTGGCCCTGAACAACGAGGCTTTGTTGAGTTAGTCCTCACGGATACAGCTATTACAACTGCAGACGGAACCCTGCTGACCCGTGTCAACCTCGGTCGCTGTTACATGCCCTCTTGTCAGCAGAATGAAAGTGAGTCAACAGTTGAAGGTGGCCATCAACAAGCAACACAACCACCCAAAAGTCCCTGTACCCATGTGAAGCAAGCCATGGAGTGTCAGACCCAAGCAACACCTCTGCCGCTCAAAAGCTCTGTCCTGGAGGCCCTGGTGGTCACTTCCCAGGCCAAAGAAGAGTTGTGGAGGCTGGCTACAGAGACACCGGGACCTCTAGTGCAGAGGGTTTCTAAAGGGACCCTAATAGTGAAGTGCCAACCAGGTGAAGCCCACCCTCTGGGATTGCTGCATCTGACGGTGGGCTTAACTGGTGTTAAAGACAAGACTGTGGGTGCGGCTCCCTTTCAATGTGCATGTTATGTACCTAATACCAAGGGGGATTTGGGGGTGAGAAGTGGGGGTCAGTCTAATATCAACAATGGAGAAAATTCCCACCAGCATAATTTACCTGAGCACTGCCTCCATTTCTATGCTTGCGTTTGTGCCTTCACAAGTGATGAGAAGCTGGCCTCTGAGTTTTCAGCTTTCCTCAACTACAACATGAATG GACTGCAGGAGAGGGCAGATGCCACAACGCTCAGTATACCTGAGGCTCAGCAGCACATTGAGCCTTCCATCTCTCATCGTCCCAAGAGACTCAAATTTGTGGAGTCCTCTACTG CTTCCTTTGTCTCATCCTCATCTCTTCTGGCTGTCAAAGACACTTCTGCTCCCACCCTAAACCAGCGCTTAGTGCTGGCTcccactcacagaaaacacttcaGTTCTACTGGGCTTAAAAACCCAG GAAGCAGCCAGCCGGTGGATGAGACGCATGTGTCTTTGGGTTTCCAGCACTGGTTGGCCAGTGTTACTGAGAGGATCCATCAGACGATGCACTTCCAGTTTGATG GAAAGCCAGAGCCGCTGGTCTTCCACATCCCGCAAGCTTTCTTCAATGCCTTACAGCAGCGTTTATCACTGGGCTCAAAGAAGAGAAGACTTCCCAACTACACCACCA CTTTTGTGCGTAATGACGCTTTGCCTCTGGGCTCTTTCTCTAAATACACCTGGCACATTACCAACCTGATGCATGTAAAACGCATCTTTGATACCCCAGAG TTACCACTAGAACTCACTCAGAGTTTTGTGAAGAACAGTGATGGCTCCTATTCACCGTATCGCTGTCGGGAAACCCCTACTGATCCTGGATCAGACACCTGCCTCCATTCACGCACCAGTAAGCCTCTGGCCATCAGACCACTGGAGCTACGTACCTTCCTCAGAGTGG GGACATGTGCTTCTGAGCAGACAGAGCCTGTGCCCTTTGTGATTGAATGGATCCCAGACATCCTTCCGCACTCACAGGTGGGAGAACTGAGGATCCGGTTTGAGTACGGCCATCAGCTGGGCAGTAAACCCGAGCACTGCAAGAGCTCGGCTGGGCCAGAGAAAACTGAACAGATGCCATCCCACACCAGTGAAGACCCCCTGTAG
- the c4h2orf42 gene encoding uncharacterized protein C2orf42 homolog isoform X2: protein MDASLVNSAISLASQTVVSPVTQTSSNLNRRPRNKRKTPAFLSNLGKATLRGIRKCPQCGVYNGTRGLSCKNKACGTIFRNGEHGTGRLKKGACEVVQVVTDSGGGRAGGPQVFSVRQRGRGPEQRGFVELVLTDTAITTADGTLLTRVNLGRCYMPSCQQNESESTVEGGHQQATQPPKSPCTHVKQAMECQTQATPLPLKSSVLEALVVTSQAKEELWRLATETPGPLVQRVSKGTLIVKCQPGEAHPLGLLHLTVGLTGVKDKTVGAAPFQCACYVPNTKGDLGVRSGGQSNINNGENSHQHNLPEHCLHFYACVCAFTSDEKLASEFSAFLNYNMNGLQERADATTLSIPEAQQHIEPSISHRPKRLKFVESSTGSSQPVDETHVSLGFQHWLASVTERIHQTMHFQFDGKPEPLVFHIPQAFFNALQQRLSLGSKKRRLPNYTTTFVRNDALPLGSFSKYTWHITNLMHVKRIFDTPELPLELTQSFVKNSDGSYSPYRCRETPTDPGSDTCLHSRTSKPLAIRPLELRTFLRVGTCASEQTEPVPFVIEWIPDILPHSQVGELRIRFEYGHQLGSKPEHCKSSAGPEKTEQMPSHTSEDPL from the exons ATGGATGCTTCTCTGGTAAACTCTGCAATATCACTGGCATCACAAACTGTGGTTTCTCCTGTTACTCAAACCTCCAGCAACTTGAACAGGAGACCTCGAAACAAACGGAAGACTCCTGCGTTTCTGTCAAACTTGGGCAAGGCTACATTAAGAGGCATCCGCAAGTGCCCTCAGTGTGGCGTTTACAATGGCACCCGTGGCCTCAGCTGTAAGAACAAGGCCTGTGGAACCATCTTCAGGAATGGGGAACATGGGACTGGACGTTTGAAAAAAGGGGCATGTGAAGTGGTTCAAGTTGTAACAGACAGTGGAGGTGGCAGGGCCGGAGGGCCGCAAGTGTTCTCTGTGCGTCAGAGGGGACGTGGCCCTGAACAACGAGGCTTTGTTGAGTTAGTCCTCACGGATACAGCTATTACAACTGCAGACGGAACCCTGCTGACCCGTGTCAACCTCGGTCGCTGTTACATGCCCTCTTGTCAGCAGAATGAAAGTGAGTCAACAGTTGAAGGTGGCCATCAACAAGCAACACAACCACCCAAAAGTCCCTGTACCCATGTGAAGCAAGCCATGGAGTGTCAGACCCAAGCAACACCTCTGCCGCTCAAAAGCTCTGTCCTGGAGGCCCTGGTGGTCACTTCCCAGGCCAAAGAAGAGTTGTGGAGGCTGGCTACAGAGACACCGGGACCTCTAGTGCAGAGGGTTTCTAAAGGGACCCTAATAGTGAAGTGCCAACCAGGTGAAGCCCACCCTCTGGGATTGCTGCATCTGACGGTGGGCTTAACTGGTGTTAAAGACAAGACTGTGGGTGCGGCTCCCTTTCAATGTGCATGTTATGTACCTAATACCAAGGGGGATTTGGGGGTGAGAAGTGGGGGTCAGTCTAATATCAACAATGGAGAAAATTCCCACCAGCATAATTTACCTGAGCACTGCCTCCATTTCTATGCTTGCGTTTGTGCCTTCACAAGTGATGAGAAGCTGGCCTCTGAGTTTTCAGCTTTCCTCAACTACAACATGAATG GACTGCAGGAGAGGGCAGATGCCACAACGCTCAGTATACCTGAGGCTCAGCAGCACATTGAGCCTTCCATCTCTCATCGTCCCAAGAGACTCAAATTTGTGGAGTCCTCTACTG GAAGCAGCCAGCCGGTGGATGAGACGCATGTGTCTTTGGGTTTCCAGCACTGGTTGGCCAGTGTTACTGAGAGGATCCATCAGACGATGCACTTCCAGTTTGATG GAAAGCCAGAGCCGCTGGTCTTCCACATCCCGCAAGCTTTCTTCAATGCCTTACAGCAGCGTTTATCACTGGGCTCAAAGAAGAGAAGACTTCCCAACTACACCACCA CTTTTGTGCGTAATGACGCTTTGCCTCTGGGCTCTTTCTCTAAATACACCTGGCACATTACCAACCTGATGCATGTAAAACGCATCTTTGATACCCCAGAG TTACCACTAGAACTCACTCAGAGTTTTGTGAAGAACAGTGATGGCTCCTATTCACCGTATCGCTGTCGGGAAACCCCTACTGATCCTGGATCAGACACCTGCCTCCATTCACGCACCAGTAAGCCTCTGGCCATCAGACCACTGGAGCTACGTACCTTCCTCAGAGTGG GGACATGTGCTTCTGAGCAGACAGAGCCTGTGCCCTTTGTGATTGAATGGATCCCAGACATCCTTCCGCACTCACAGGTGGGAGAACTGAGGATCCGGTTTGAGTACGGCCATCAGCTGGGCAGTAAACCCGAGCACTGCAAGAGCTCGGCTGGGCCAGAGAAAACTGAACAGATGCCATCCCACACCAGTGAAGACCCCCTGTAG
- the tia1 gene encoding nucleolysin TIA-1 isoform X2: MMDDEQPKTLYVGNLSRDVTEALIVQLFGQIGPCKSCKMILDTAGNDPYCFVEFFEHRHAAASLAAMNGRKIMGKEVKVNWATSPSSQKKDTSNHFHVFVGDLSPEITTDDVRAAFAPFGRISDARVVKDMATGKSKGYGFVSFFNKWDAENAIQQMGGQWLGGRQIRTNWATRKPPAPKVTYETNTKHLSFDEVVNQSSPSNCTVYCGGVTTGLTEQLMRQTFSPFGQIMEVRVFPDKGYSFVRFNSHESAAHAIVSVNGMSVEGHMVKCYWGKETTEMVSPMQQVQVPQNKVSFAAQPYGQWGQWYGNAQQISQYVPNGWQVPTYNVYGQAWNQQGFNHIQAGAGWPGVSAVSNGGVVEPAQGVNGTVLANQSSMGTAGYHTH, translated from the exons ATGATGGACGACGAGCAGCCCAAGACCCT GTATGTAGGAAACCTGTCCCGGGACGTGACAGAGGCCCTTATAGTGCAGCTCTTTGGTCAGATTGGCCCCTGCAAGAGCTGTAAAATGATTTTGGAT ACGGCAGGTAACGATCCATACTGCTTTGTGGAGTTCTTCGAGCATAGGCACGCAGCGGCCTCACTTGCAGCCATGAATGGGCGTAAAATAATGGGTAAG GAGGTAAAGGTCAACTGGGCTACATCACCAAGCAGCCAGAAAAAAGACACAAGCA ATCACTTCCATGTCTTTGTTGGAGACCTCAGCCCAGAAATCACCACTGATGACGTCAGAGCTGCCTTCGCACCCTTTGGAAGGATATC agATGCACGTGTGGTCAAAGACATGGCGACGGGGAAGTCTAAAGGCTatggttttgtttctttcttcaaCAAATGG GATGCAGAGAATGCCATTCAGCAAATGGGAGGTCAGTGGTTGGGAGGCAGGCAGATTAGGACTAACTGGGCTACAAGAAAACCCCCAGCACCTAAAGTCACCTATGAAA CGAACACCAAGCACTTGTCGTTTGATGAGGTAGTGAACCAGTCCAGCCCCAGCAACTGCACGGTTTATTGTGGCGGAGTCACTACTGGCCTTACAG AACAACTCATGAGACAGACCTTTTCCCCTTTTGGCCAAATAATGGAAGTCCGAGTTTTCCCAGACAAAGGCTACTCGTTTGTGAG GTTCAACTCTCATGAAAGTGCAGCTCATGCGATAGTGTCTGTTAATGGCATGTCCGTAGAAGGTCACATGGTGAAATGTTACTGGGGTAAAGAGACTACAGAGATGGTGAGCCCTATGCAGCAGGTGCAGGTACCTCAG AACAAAGTTAGTTTTGCTGCACAACCATACGGCCAGTGGGGACAGTGGTACGGCAACGCACAACAAATTAGTCAGTATGTCCCTAATGGCTGGCAGGTACCCACTTACAACGTGTACGGACAGGCCTGGAACCAGCAGGGCTTCAA TCACATACAGGCTGGTGCTGGGTGGCCCGGTGTGAGTGCCGTGAGTAACGGAGGCGTGGTGGAGCCTGCGCAGGGAGTCAACGGGACCGTGCTGGCCAACCAGTCCAGCATGGGCACTGCAGGATACCACACACACTGA
- the tia1 gene encoding nucleolysin TIA-1 isoform X1 has protein sequence MMDDEQPKTLYVGNLSRDVTEALIVQLFGQIGPCKSCKMILDTAGNDPYCFVEFFEHRHAAASLAAMNGRKIMGKEVKVNWATSPSSQKKDTSNHFHVFVGDLSPEITTDDVRAAFAPFGRISDARVVKDMATGKSKGYGFVSFFNKWDAENAIQQMGGQWLGGRQIRTNWATRKPPAPKVTYETNTKHLSFDEVVNQSSPSNCTVYCGGVTTGLTEQLMRQTFSPFGQIMEVRVFPDKGYSFVRFNSHESAAHAIVSVNGMSVEGHMVKCYWGKETTEMVSPMQQVQVPQQNKVSFAAQPYGQWGQWYGNAQQISQYVPNGWQVPTYNVYGQAWNQQGFNHIQAGAGWPGVSAVSNGGVVEPAQGVNGTVLANQSSMGTAGYHTH, from the exons ATGATGGACGACGAGCAGCCCAAGACCCT GTATGTAGGAAACCTGTCCCGGGACGTGACAGAGGCCCTTATAGTGCAGCTCTTTGGTCAGATTGGCCCCTGCAAGAGCTGTAAAATGATTTTGGAT ACGGCAGGTAACGATCCATACTGCTTTGTGGAGTTCTTCGAGCATAGGCACGCAGCGGCCTCACTTGCAGCCATGAATGGGCGTAAAATAATGGGTAAG GAGGTAAAGGTCAACTGGGCTACATCACCAAGCAGCCAGAAAAAAGACACAAGCA ATCACTTCCATGTCTTTGTTGGAGACCTCAGCCCAGAAATCACCACTGATGACGTCAGAGCTGCCTTCGCACCCTTTGGAAGGATATC agATGCACGTGTGGTCAAAGACATGGCGACGGGGAAGTCTAAAGGCTatggttttgtttctttcttcaaCAAATGG GATGCAGAGAATGCCATTCAGCAAATGGGAGGTCAGTGGTTGGGAGGCAGGCAGATTAGGACTAACTGGGCTACAAGAAAACCCCCAGCACCTAAAGTCACCTATGAAA CGAACACCAAGCACTTGTCGTTTGATGAGGTAGTGAACCAGTCCAGCCCCAGCAACTGCACGGTTTATTGTGGCGGAGTCACTACTGGCCTTACAG AACAACTCATGAGACAGACCTTTTCCCCTTTTGGCCAAATAATGGAAGTCCGAGTTTTCCCAGACAAAGGCTACTCGTTTGTGAG GTTCAACTCTCATGAAAGTGCAGCTCATGCGATAGTGTCTGTTAATGGCATGTCCGTAGAAGGTCACATGGTGAAATGTTACTGGGGTAAAGAGACTACAGAGATGGTGAGCCCTATGCAGCAGGTGCAGGTACCTCAG CAGAACAAAGTTAGTTTTGCTGCACAACCATACGGCCAGTGGGGACAGTGGTACGGCAACGCACAACAAATTAGTCAGTATGTCCCTAATGGCTGGCAGGTACCCACTTACAACGTGTACGGACAGGCCTGGAACCAGCAGGGCTTCAA TCACATACAGGCTGGTGCTGGGTGGCCCGGTGTGAGTGCCGTGAGTAACGGAGGCGTGGTGGAGCCTGCGCAGGGAGTCAACGGGACCGTGCTGGCCAACCAGTCCAGCATGGGCACTGCAGGATACCACACACACTGA